Genomic segment of Bdellovibrio bacteriovorus:
TTTTGGGTATTTAAGATCTCTTTGGTAGAACGCTTCTAGCCAAGATTTTTTGGGAAATAAAACATCCCATTTCTTTTCTAACGAGTAAGCCATGTACGGCGTTTGCACGCGGTAGTTCCATTCACCTTGGAGGCTAAGCACATGGAAAGTGAAGCTCTCAGCAAAGTCTTCATAAGGTGAAACGGCCGCATAAGTTGAAACGAAGTTTGTCTGATCCAGTTGTCGATAGAAGCTTTCCATGTCGGCGACTGTCAGGCGTTCATTACAACCATAAAAACAAAGCTTATCCCAAAGTGGAAAACGTTGTGCATCCTGTGGATACATCGGGTTTTTCCAGCTTAAAGCACCAAAAGAATTTGCCGCGGGAACCATTTTCCCAAACTCGACCGGATCCCACTTGCTCAAATCACAAGTTTCATTCGCAGGGCAGACAAATTCATTCGCGGAATTTGCAAAATCTAAAATATGACCGATTTCGTGAATGAAAATATATTGAAGCGCGGACAAGCTATGCGGAAGGATAACTTCGACTCGCGGTCCATCTGGTAAGTGTACAAAAGGAGGGGCGATAATGCCGAAAGCTTTTTGCTCTTTCCAACCGAAGACGGAAGTCGCGTCGTATGCTGTTTCTAAAAGTGTACGGCGAACCCCGATAAAAGAACCTTCGACCTCGCCTTTTTCGTTGGCGCGAATGATACCCGCATAGGCTAAAGACTCCACATCACTTTCAACGAAAATAGCATCAAGTCCGCAAAAAGCCTTTTGCAGCTTTTCGGGCAAAATATCGTAGATCTTTTCAATGGGGGCGGCGAAGTTTTCGGACCCGCTAAGACACTGGCGGGGGCCATTCGGTGAAGATGAGTTATCCACCAAACAGATCACTTGTTTGATGCGGTCTCGGCAGCTAACTGAATTCAACGGAGTGAATCTTTGGCTAGGGGTGCGTTCAATTTGGAATTCTGAGGGCTTCAGGATGTAAAAATCCTCCCAGGCAAAGGCCGCCGGAGTTAAGGATAAGACCAGTAATATCAAACAGATAAGATTTCTCATAAACACCCCTCGATGAATTTTTCCCGTGCTTTCCCTGGCTGCGCAATAAAAAAGCACATTGGAAATAATAATTCATCGCGTTAAGACCCCGAGACTTGCGCCTTTTATGCCGCTTTGTTATACACTCATCTCTCATTTTCCACATCGAAGGGCAGGTGATTGTCGTGGCAATGGTTAAGATCAAAGACGGTGAGTCTTTTGAATCTGCTTTCAGAAAATTCAAAAAATCTTGCGAAAAAGCAGGAATTCTTTCTGAAGTTAAAAAACGTGAACACTTTGAAAAGCCCTCAGTAAGACTTAAAAAGAAGTCTCTTGCAGCTCGTAAACGCGCTGTAAAAAAATCGAGAAAAGGCTGGAACGACTAGTCCTTCCTTTGCGAAGATAGTTTTTCAAGAGGCGGCCCAAAAGGTCGCCTCTGTTCTTACAGACAGACTGTTGAATAAGACCCATCCGACTTCATTGAACTTCTTGCGGCTGCGCCTTTTTGAACAGTCTTACTCTCGGAGGTATCGATGGAAATCAAAGATCAAATCACTGCGGATATCAAAGCCGCGATGCTCGCGAAAGACAGTGCTAAGTTGGGAGCTCTTCGTATGCTCCAAGCCGCGATCAAAAACCGTGAAATCGACATGCGCCCGAACCCAATCACAGGTGATGAAGTTCTTGGCGTAGTTAAAAAACTTGTTAAGCAAAGAAAAGAATCTATCGAGCAGTTTCAACAAGCAGGTCGTCAAGACCTTGTAGATCAAGAATCTGCAGAGTTGAAAGTTCTTGAAGTTTATTTGCCAGCACAAATGAGCCGTGAACAAATCGAAGCTCTTGTAACTGAAGTGATTGCAGCTACTGGCGCGAAAACTGTGAAAGACATGGGACCTGTGATGAAAGAAGTCATCGCTCGTTCTGGCGGTGCGGCTGATAACAAAGTAGTAAGCGAAGTAATCAAATCTAAACTTGCGTAAGAAGGTTCATGAGATTTTCTCAAGACTTTATCGAGAGAGTTTCCGAGGCCAATAACCTCGTCGATATCATCTCTCAATATACTCAGTTAAAACCAAGTGGTAGCGGCCTTATGGGCCGCTGTCCATTTCCTGATCACGTCGAAAAGACGGCGTCGTTCTCTGTTTCTGAGACGAAACAAGTCTATCACTGCTTCGGCTGTCACAAGAGTGGAAATATGTTTTCATTCTTACGTGATTACCAGGGTATGAGTTTTCCTGAAGCGGTCGAGTATCTTGCTAATCGCGCTAGCATTCCAATGCCAGCTCCTGAAAAGAACGAAGGAGCTCAAGACCAAGTCGCTGAAAAAAAGAAGTTGTTGTTAAAAGTAAATAAGCTCGCAGCTCATTACTTTTCAGAGCAACTTCACCGTGTTCCTAACGATCATCCGGTGAAAAAATA
This window contains:
- a CDS encoding GatB/YqeY domain-containing protein, which translates into the protein MEIKDQITADIKAAMLAKDSAKLGALRMLQAAIKNREIDMRPNPITGDEVLGVVKKLVKQRKESIEQFQQAGRQDLVDQESAELKVLEVYLPAQMSREQIEALVTEVIAATGAKTVKDMGPVMKEVIARSGGAADNKVVSEVIKSKLA
- the rpsU gene encoding 30S ribosomal protein S21; this encodes MVKIKDGESFESAFRKFKKSCEKAGILSEVKKREHFEKPSVRLKKKSLAARKRAVKKSRKGWND